In Melospiza melodia melodia isolate bMelMel2 chromosome 30, bMelMel2.pri, whole genome shotgun sequence, a single window of DNA contains:
- the SNX11 gene encoding sorting nexin-11, which yields MLENREEELTTVRVQDPRVQNEGSWNSYVDYKIFLHTNSRAFTAKTSCVRRRYREFVWLRRQLQRNAGLVPVPELPGKSAFFVGSTDEFIERRRQGLQHFLERVVQSAVLLSDSRLHLFLQSQLPVPAIEACVQGRGPHSVTEAILHYAMAGPAWGQRGDSDGAGLGPASCASLGSAQGCLESFPYWGDLGMDETRPESPERPAGHTVTPLDSPECPTGHGVTPLDSPECPTGHGVTPLDSPERPTGHGVTSKESLGFSKFPPGH from the exons ATGTTGGAGAACCGAGAGGaa GAGCTGACCACGGTGCGGGTGCAGGATCCGCGCGTGCAGAACGAGGGCTCCTGGAATTCCTACGTGGATTACAAGATCTTCCTGCAC ACCAACAGCAGGGCCTTCACCGCCAAGACCTCGTGCGTGCGGCGCCGCTACCGGGAGTTCGTGTGGCTGCGGCGGCAGCTCCAGCGCAACGCCGGCCTGGT GCCGGTGCCGGAGCTGCCGGGGAAATCCGCGTTTTTCGTGGGCAGCACGGATGAGTTCATCGAGAGgcgcaggcaggggctgcagcacttCCTGGAGAG GGTGGTGCAGAGCGCGGTGCTGCTCTCCGACAGCCGCCTGCACCTGTTCCTGCAGAGCCAGCTGCCCGTGCCCGCCATCGAGGCCTGCGTGCAGGGCCGGGGCCCCCACTCGGTCACCGAGGCCATCCTGCACTACGCCATGGCCGGGCCCGcctggggacagcgcggggacagcgACGGCGCGGGGCTGGGCCCGGCCAG ctgtgccagcctgggcagCGCCCAGGGCTGCCTGGAGAGCTTCCCCTACTGGGGTGACCTGGGCATGGACGAGACACGGCCGGAGAGCCCCGAGCGTCCGGCCGGACACACAGTGACCCCTCTGGACAGCCCCGAGTGTCCAACTGGACATGGAGTGACCCCTCTGGACAGCCCAGAGTGTCCAACTGGACATGGAGTGACCCCTCTGGACAGCCCAGAGCGTCCAACTGGACATGGAGTGACCTCTAAGGAGAGCCTGGGATTCTCGAAATTCCCACCTGGACACTGA